In one Pseudomonas sp. Bout1 genomic region, the following are encoded:
- a CDS encoding 1,6-dihydroxycyclohexa-2,4-diene-1-carboxylate dehydrogenase, translating to MNSRFNTKVALVTGAAQGIGRRVAERLLEEGAWLVAVDRSELVHELQHERALVLTADLEQHAECARVMAAAKARFGRIDILVNNVGGTIWAKPFEHYAESEIEAEVRRSLFPTLWCCHCVLPYMLEQGSGAIVNVSSVATRGVNRVPYGAAKGGVNALTACLALETAGSGIRVNATAPGGTEAPPRRIPRNSQPQSDQERVWYQQIVDQTLDSSPMKRYGSIDEQAGAILFLACDEASYITGVTLPVGGGDLG from the coding sequence ATGAACTCACGTTTCAATACCAAGGTGGCGCTGGTTACCGGCGCCGCCCAGGGCATCGGCCGACGTGTTGCCGAGCGTTTGCTGGAAGAGGGCGCCTGGCTGGTGGCGGTCGACCGTTCGGAACTCGTGCATGAATTGCAGCATGAGCGGGCATTGGTCCTTACCGCTGACCTGGAGCAGCATGCCGAATGCGCCCGTGTGATGGCCGCGGCCAAGGCGCGTTTCGGGCGTATCGACATCCTGGTCAACAACGTTGGCGGCACCATTTGGGCCAAGCCCTTTGAGCACTACGCCGAGAGCGAAATCGAGGCCGAAGTGCGCCGCTCGCTGTTCCCGACGCTGTGGTGCTGCCATTGCGTGCTGCCCTACATGCTGGAGCAGGGCAGCGGCGCCATCGTCAACGTGTCCTCGGTTGCTACGCGCGGGGTGAACCGCGTGCCGTATGGCGCGGCCAAGGGCGGCGTCAACGCCCTCACGGCATGCCTGGCCCTGGAGACCGCCGGCAGTGGCATCCGCGTAAATGCCACCGCACCTGGCGGCACCGAAGCGCCGCCGCGCCGCATCCCGCGCAACAGCCAACCCCAGAGCGACCAGGAGCGCGTCTGGTACCAACAGATCGTCGACCAGACCCTCGACAGCAGCCCGATGAAGCGCTACGGCAGCATCGACGAACAGGCCGGCGCCATCCTGTTTCTGGCCTGCGATGAGGCCTCCTACATCACGGGCGTCACCTTGCCGGTAGGCGGCGGCGACCTCGGCTGA
- the benB gene encoding benzoate 1,2-dioxygenase small subunit, translated as MSASRDRLLDFLYREARLLDDRQWDEWLECYSPKVEYWMPAWDDHDTLTEDPQSEISLIYYPSRDGLEDRVFRIKTERSSASTPEPRTAHLITNLEVLADDGQYVELRFNWQTLSHRYKTTDTYFGTSFYRLDIRAEQPLITRKKVVLKNDYIHQVIDIYHI; from the coding sequence ATGAGTGCTTCCCGCGACCGCCTGCTGGACTTTCTGTACCGCGAAGCGCGCCTGCTGGATGACCGCCAGTGGGACGAATGGCTCGAATGCTACTCACCCAAGGTCGAGTATTGGATGCCGGCGTGGGACGACCACGACACCCTGACCGAAGACCCCCAAAGCGAAATCTCGCTGATCTATTACCCCAGCCGCGACGGCCTGGAAGACCGCGTGTTCCGGATCAAGACCGAGCGCTCCAGCGCCAGTACCCCGGAGCCGCGCACCGCGCACCTGATCACCAACCTCGAAGTGCTGGCCGACGACGGCCAATACGTGGAGCTGCGTTTCAACTGGCAAACCCTCAGCCATCGCTACAAGACTACGGATACGTACTTTGGCACCTCGTTCTATCGCCTGGACATCCGCGCCGAGCAGCCGCTGATCACGCGCAAGAAAGTGGTGCTGAAAAACGACTACATCCATCAGGTCATCGACATCTACCACATCTGA
- a CDS encoding AraC family transcriptional regulator produces MTVLLSERSQIFDRADAYAVSDYVNQHVGSHCIRLPPKGRPQASISHRTFSSLDLCRISYGAPVRVTSVALETIYHLQILLHGHCRSNSRGEEQVLGPGEVLLINPDDPVDLTYSADCEKFIIKVPVRLLENACLEQHWTLPQQGIRFAAPRHALNEMGGFLQLLGLICHEAENAAEPEVQGLYERIVANKLLALLASNVLRVIPRPDQGGGFEAVRQFIEEHLTDDISVEQLMTVARVSERSLYNLFERQVGLSPRDYLRQRKLERVHAMLQLATARSVTEVALDHGFVHLGRFSEAYRKRFGELPSQTWKRRLAPGG; encoded by the coding sequence ATGACCGTGCTATTGAGTGAGCGCAGCCAGATTTTTGATCGTGCAGATGCCTACGCCGTGTCCGACTACGTCAACCAGCATGTGGGCAGCCACTGCATTCGCCTGCCGCCCAAGGGCCGTCCGCAGGCGAGCATCAGCCATCGGACTTTTTCCAGCCTGGACCTGTGCCGCATCAGCTACGGCGCGCCGGTACGGGTGACGTCGGTGGCGCTCGAAACCATCTATCACCTGCAGATCCTGTTGCACGGCCACTGCCGCTCGAACTCCCGTGGCGAAGAGCAGGTGTTGGGGCCAGGGGAAGTGCTGCTGATCAACCCGGATGACCCGGTGGACTTGACCTATTCCGCCGATTGCGAAAAATTCATCATCAAAGTACCTGTGCGCCTGCTGGAAAACGCCTGCCTCGAACAGCACTGGACGTTGCCGCAGCAGGGCATCCGTTTCGCCGCGCCGCGCCACGCGCTCAACGAAATGGGCGGGTTCCTGCAATTGTTGGGGCTGATCTGCCACGAGGCCGAAAACGCCGCCGAGCCCGAAGTGCAGGGCCTGTACGAGCGCATCGTGGCCAATAAGCTGCTGGCGCTGCTGGCCAGCAACGTACTGCGGGTGATCCCGCGGCCGGACCAAGGCGGCGGCTTTGAAGCGGTGCGTCAATTCATTGAGGAGCATCTGACTGACGACATCAGCGTCGAGCAACTGATGACTGTCGCCAGGGTCAGCGAGCGTTCGCTGTATAACCTGTTTGAACGTCAGGTCGGCCTGTCGCCCCGGGACTACCTGCGCCAGCGCAAGCTGGAGCGGGTGCACGCCATGCTGCAACTGGCCACAGCGCGCAGTGTGACCGAGGTGGCGCTGGATCATGGGTTTGTGCACCTGGGACGATTCTCCGAGGCCTATCGCAAACGCTTTGGCGAGCTGCCCTCGCAGACCTGGAAGCGTCGGCTTGCGCCAGGCGGATAA
- a CDS encoding Rieske 2Fe-2S domain-containing protein, with amino-acid sequence MISTFDRLALQLRESVQEDPATGVFRCRRDIFTDPDLFALEMKHIFEGGWVYLAHESQVPEINDYFTTWIGRQPVVITRDKQGTLHGLVNACAHRGAMLCRRKQGNKGSFTCPFHGWTFSNAGKLLKVKDAKTGAYPDSFDCDGSHDLKRLGRFENYRGFLFGSLSETVPELSDYLGETRVIIDQMVDQAPLGLEVLRGSSSYVYDGNWKLQIENGADGYHVSSVHWNYSATMGRRNYEAEGTRTVDANGWSKSLGGVYAFDHGHILLWTRLLNPEVRPVHAHREALAERLGQARADFIVDQTRNLCLYPNVYLMDQFSTQIRVVRPIAVDKTEVTIYCMAPKGESAEERTTRIRQYEDFFNVSGMGTPDDLEEFRACQTGYQGATTLWNDLSRGARQWVEGADENAQAMGMHPQLSGVKTEDEGLFVRQHAHWAQSLQRAIERERQGLIATDKEVLS; translated from the coding sequence ATGATCAGCACATTTGACCGACTCGCCTTGCAACTGCGCGAATCTGTCCAGGAAGATCCCGCCACCGGGGTGTTCCGTTGCCGCCGCGACATATTCACCGACCCCGACCTGTTTGCCCTGGAGATGAAACACATTTTCGAAGGCGGTTGGGTCTACCTGGCACACGAAAGCCAGGTGCCAGAAATCAACGACTACTTCACCACCTGGATCGGCCGCCAACCGGTGGTCATCACCCGCGACAAACAAGGCACCCTGCATGGCCTGGTCAACGCCTGTGCCCACCGCGGGGCTATGCTCTGCCGCCGCAAGCAGGGCAACAAGGGTTCGTTTACCTGCCCGTTCCACGGCTGGACCTTCAGCAACGCCGGCAAGCTGCTCAAAGTGAAGGACGCCAAGACCGGCGCCTATCCCGACAGCTTCGACTGCGACGGCTCCCACGATCTCAAGCGCCTTGGCCGCTTCGAAAACTATCGCGGCTTCCTGTTCGGCAGCCTCAGCGAGACGGTGCCGGAACTCAGCGATTACCTGGGTGAAACCCGGGTGATCATCGACCAGATGGTCGACCAGGCACCGCTGGGCCTGGAAGTGCTGCGGGGCAGCTCGTCGTATGTGTATGACGGCAACTGGAAGCTGCAGATCGAAAACGGTGCCGATGGTTACCACGTCAGCTCCGTGCACTGGAACTACTCGGCGACCATGGGCCGGCGCAACTATGAAGCCGAAGGCACGCGTACCGTCGATGCCAATGGCTGGTCGAAAAGCCTGGGCGGTGTCTACGCCTTTGACCACGGCCATATCCTGCTGTGGACGCGCCTGCTCAACCCCGAAGTGCGCCCGGTGCACGCCCACCGCGAAGCGCTGGCCGAGCGCCTGGGCCAGGCACGTGCCGACTTTATCGTCGATCAAACGCGCAACCTGTGCCTCTACCCGAATGTGTACCTGATGGACCAGTTCTCCACGCAGATCCGCGTGGTGCGGCCAATTGCGGTCGACAAGACCGAAGTCACGATCTATTGCATGGCGCCCAAGGGTGAAAGTGCCGAGGAACGCACAACGCGCATTCGCCAGTACGAAGACTTCTTCAACGTCAGCGGCATGGGCACGCCGGACGACCTGGAGGAATTTCGCGCCTGCCAGACCGGCTACCAGGGCGCGACCACCTTGTGGAACGACCTCAGCCGCGGCGCCAGGCAGTGGGTCGAAGGCGCCGACGAAAACGCCCAGGCCATGGGCATGCACCCGCAACTCAGCGGGGTCAAGACCGAGGATGAAGGCCTGTTCGTCCGCCAGCACGCCCATTGGGCCCAGAGCCTGCAACGCGCGATTGAGCGCGAGCGCCAAGGCTTGATCGCCACGGACAAGGAGGTGCTGTCATGA
- the benC gene encoding benzoate 1,2-dioxygenase electron transfer component BenC, with amino-acid sequence MTYSIALNFEDGVTRFIDCKVGEKVLDAAFRQRINLPMDCSDGVCGTCKCRCETGAYDLGDDYIEDALSEDEAGERQVLTCQMVPQSDCVIAVPVPSSACKTGTAQFAATVASITRHADAALEVSFELDQAPVFLPGQYVNIGVPDSGQTRSYSFSSKPGDQRASFLIKHVPGGLMSGWLERAQPGDAVPMTGPLGSFYLREVARPLLLLAGGTGLAPFLSMLEVLAERGETPAVTLIYGVTRDQDLVLVEVLKAFAKRLPNFNFVTCVADPHTTHPQQGYVTQHMAANVLNDGDVDVYLCGPPPMVDAVRQHFKSQGVTPASFHFEKFTPNAIVTGDAA; translated from the coding sequence ATGACGTACTCCATTGCCCTGAACTTCGAGGACGGGGTGACCCGTTTTATCGACTGCAAGGTGGGTGAAAAGGTCCTCGACGCGGCCTTTCGCCAACGTATCAACCTGCCCATGGACTGCTCGGACGGCGTGTGTGGCACTTGCAAATGCCGCTGTGAAACCGGCGCCTATGACCTGGGCGACGACTACATCGAAGACGCCCTGAGCGAGGATGAAGCCGGTGAGCGCCAGGTGCTGACGTGCCAGATGGTGCCGCAGTCCGATTGCGTGATTGCCGTGCCGGTGCCGTCCAGTGCGTGCAAGACCGGTACCGCGCAGTTTGCCGCGACGGTGGCGAGCATTACCCGGCATGCCGATGCGGCGCTGGAGGTGAGTTTCGAACTGGACCAGGCGCCGGTATTCCTGCCGGGCCAGTACGTGAATATCGGCGTGCCGGACAGTGGGCAGACCCGCTCGTACTCCTTCAGCAGCAAGCCCGGCGACCAACGCGCAAGCTTCCTGATCAAGCATGTGCCGGGCGGGCTGATGAGCGGCTGGCTGGAACGCGCCCAGCCGGGGGACGCCGTACCGATGACCGGGCCATTGGGCAGTTTTTATCTGCGTGAAGTGGCGCGTCCGTTGCTGTTACTGGCGGGCGGCACCGGGCTGGCGCCGTTCCTGTCGATGCTGGAAGTGTTGGCCGAACGCGGGGAAACCCCCGCCGTTACGCTGATCTACGGCGTGACACGGGACCAGGACCTGGTGCTGGTCGAGGTGCTGAAAGCCTTCGCCAAGCGCCTGCCCAACTTCAACTTCGTCACCTGCGTGGCGGACCCACACACCACGCACCCACAGCAGGGCTATGTCACCCAGCACATGGCCGCAAACGTGCTGAACGACGGCGACGTGGACGTGTACCTGTGCGGGCCGCCGCCGATGGTCGACGCGGTGCGCCAGCACTTCAAGAGCCAGGGCGTCACCCCGGCGAGCTTCCACTTCGAGAAGTTCACGCCCAACGCCATCGTCACCGGCGACGCCGCCTGA
- a CDS encoding MFS transporter, with amino-acid sequence MRTHDVHSIIDNARFSRFHWLVMGLCALLLIFDGYDLFIYGVVLPSIMKEWGLSPLQAGALGSYALFGMMFGALAFGSLADRIGRKKGIAICFTLFSVATVVNGFAGSPTEFGICRFIAGLGCGGLMPNAVALMNEYAPKKIRSTLVALMFSGYSLGGMLSAGVGIYLLPRYGWESMFFVATVPLLLLPVIVYWLPESVGFLIRQGRLEQARALLKRLSPDACIEADDTLQISTGKGKGASVLELFRHGLAVRTASIWVAFFCCLLMVYALSSWLPKLMAGAGYSLGSSLSFLLALNFGGMAGAILGGWLGDRLNLVKVMIGFFIAAAVSISLLGINSPMPVLYLLIFIAGATTIGTQILLYAGTAQLYGLSIRSTGLGWASGIGRNGAIVGPLLGGALMGIELPLQLNFLAFAVPGAIAALAMTAYALNERRSSTDLVTAQAL; translated from the coding sequence ATGCGTACCCATGACGTCCATTCGATTATCGATAACGCCCGTTTCAGCCGCTTCCACTGGCTGGTGATGGGCTTGTGTGCCTTGCTGTTGATCTTTGACGGCTATGACTTGTTTATCTACGGCGTGGTATTGCCCTCCATCATGAAGGAGTGGGGCTTGTCGCCTTTGCAGGCAGGCGCCCTGGGCAGTTATGCGCTGTTCGGCATGATGTTCGGCGCGCTGGCGTTCGGCAGCCTGGCGGACCGGATTGGCCGCAAGAAAGGCATCGCCATTTGCTTCACGTTGTTCAGCGTTGCCACGGTGGTTAACGGTTTTGCCGGCAGCCCGACTGAGTTCGGTATTTGCCGGTTTATCGCAGGCTTGGGTTGTGGCGGGTTGATGCCCAATGCAGTCGCATTGATGAACGAATACGCACCGAAGAAGATCCGCAGCACCCTGGTAGCCTTGATGTTCAGTGGTTATTCACTGGGCGGCATGCTCTCGGCGGGCGTGGGGATTTACCTGCTGCCGCGCTATGGCTGGGAGTCGATGTTCTTCGTCGCCACCGTGCCGTTGTTGCTGCTGCCGGTGATTGTCTATTGGCTGCCTGAATCGGTCGGCTTCCTGATTCGCCAGGGCCGGCTGGAACAGGCTCGTGCCTTGCTCAAGCGCCTGTCGCCCGACGCCTGCATCGAAGCCGACGACACGTTGCAGATCAGCACCGGCAAAGGCAAGGGCGCCTCGGTGCTGGAGCTGTTTCGCCATGGCCTGGCGGTACGCACCGCGTCGATCTGGGTCGCATTCTTCTGCTGCCTGCTGATGGTCTACGCCCTGAGTTCGTGGTTGCCCAAGCTGATGGCCGGGGCCGGTTACAGCTTGGGGTCGAGCCTGTCGTTCCTGCTGGCGCTGAACTTTGGAGGCATGGCCGGGGCGATTCTCGGCGGCTGGCTGGGTGACCGGCTGAACCTGGTGAAAGTCATGATCGGCTTCTTCATCGCCGCTGCGGTGTCCATCAGCCTGCTGGGCATCAACAGCCCGATGCCGGTCCTGTACCTGCTGATCTTCATCGCGGGCGCCACCACCATCGGCACACAAATCCTGCTGTATGCCGGTACTGCGCAGCTGTATGGCTTGTCGATTCGTTCCACCGGGTTGGGTTGGGCGTCGGGTATCGGCCGCAACGGCGCGATTGTCGGCCCGTTGCTGGGCGGTGCACTGATGGGCATCGAACTGCCGCTGCAGCTTAACTTCCTGGCGTTTGCCGTTCCCGGCGCCATCGCTGCGCTGGCGATGACTGCGTATGCCCTGAATGAGCGGCGCTCCAGCACCGATTTGGTCACTGCGCAGGCGCTGTGA